The window TGTTTggcaaaagataaatttatttagagaaatagattacagacaaaatgaagggatacaatagacaccagaaatagtaaatatgaaatagaatagaGACCATATGAAAGAAGTTCCTCAGGGAAACTCATAATTACCcaatagaaagggagcaccccatgaagttggggcatgcccttaacTGGCAGGTTAAATTCTGAAAGGTACTTAGCACCCTAATAGAGTTAATTAGGTAtaagaagtggggttgggaagcacgGTGGAATTAAGGGAGCTACCATGTGGcataggggaagggaaaaggcatCACAAGACACAGAGTGCCGTGGGGGGCTGACACAAAGCAAggtagcagccatgggatggcccataagtagattttataggtaaaatttaacctcagggacatgactgagATTCCTACAGAGGGTGGGTCTTAGGAGTTTGACATAAATTGAATTTGACTAGATCATCTCCCCAAAGTGTGGGACCATGGAGCTACATTGATTTCTTTTAGAGCCTTTGGCTTGCTTGCTTTGGGgtatcaattctttagtttctcttggttCAAAACACCATTCAGGAGCTCATCatattgtttgtttgtgtgtgtgtgtgtgtgtgtgtgtgtatgtactctCTTTTTAACTGGAAATCTAGGCTTGGAGGCATTGACAATATTAAAGGATTCCCATTCACTTCTGAATGGAAGCCCAAGCCTCAGACCacaaataaaagacaattctgaactccaaatcttGCAGAAGTCCAAAACAGGAATTTTCTTTGCCAAtgaagctctcttcttggcaaagctgcctaccaggactcctGCCCTCTGTGAAGATATcatcttctcagtgttaacctttgccATTCTCCTtaacaggaccttgccactaagaagtctgtcttcctagcaaaggaagtcccaataaaaatcccttttgccattcagatttcaggtttgcaaattctttcacattggacctttGCTGACCAGAGGAATTCCCCTCCTCAGTTCTCACACCACTAGCACTGCATCAATTTGAAAACTGAAGGATTTGGATAAATGATCTTAAGATCCCTACCAATGtaaacattctatgttctataaCCTGCCTCCTGGATGGAGTGCTAGTTTTATTCTTCAAACCTTTCTTTCAGCATTCTTTTTCTCCAGCAGGGGGCAGGAGTAGGAAATAAAAAGATGCTTTTAGAATCAGCCCAGAAAGGTTGCATAGTATTAAGAAtgaattttgagaaaattctAAAGGTGAGAGAGTGAGTTGGCTTGGCATTTTCTACCCATTGCTGTTAAatgctgttaaaaaaaatcagttcaaactttgaattttcagttctgaattctttccctcctatcTACTcctttgagaaggcaaaaaaacccCATagagtcaagtaaaacaaatgcCCATATTAATCATGcttcccccccaaaacaaaacaaaacaaaacaaaccatcaTCACTTTGCActctgagtccatcagttctcttaCTTAAGGTGGATAGCACTTTTCATTATGAATCTTTTACAATTGTGGTTGGTAATTGTGTTATtagttactaagtctttcaaaattgttcatcttTACAACATTGTTGTTATATAAATGGTTCTATTGATTCTGCTCACACATCGCATTGGTTCATACCAGTGtttcaaggcttttctgaaactaattcatcatttcttgaagcataatagtttttcTTCAGGTTTAAAtatcacaaattattttttatctttattttgaattccaaattctctcctctcctccccattctccactcaaagacaagaaaaaaccACAACTCATTACAATAtctgtagtcatgcaaaacaaatcaCCACCTTAGCTGCATAGAAGAAGGGaaataagaagagagagagggatagagagggaaggaggaagagaaatagagaagaaagggagaaaggaaggaatgactGTTGTTTGGAAataggtagcatgtttcatcattaaccctttggaattatatatataaatcataatttgttcagtcattccccaattcatgggcacccttcagtttccaattctttgctatcacagaaagagctgctataaaaatttcATACATATggatccttctcttctttctctgatctctttgaaATGTAATGCAATGATATTTATAGAAAcaaccaaacttttaaaaataatattttatttttcttcaattatgtataaaaacaattttaatatttctttttaaattttgaattctaaactCTATCTCTACCTTCCTCCTATCACCCTGTCCTGAGATGATAAACAgtctaatatagattataaatgtgcaatcatataaaaaacATTACCATATCattcattttgtggaagaaaactcaaaccaaaagaaaaaaaaaaagaaagaaaaaaggaagaaaacaaaaagaaagaatgagtgaAAGTGAATATAGTATGCTTTGGTTTCTGTTAAAATACAACTGGTTCTTTGTGTAGAAGAAGAAAGCAGTTTTCACCATAAATCCTATGGATTATtggattgctgagaatagctaaattgtTCACAGTTGTTTAtcatacagtattgctattattgtaaACAAtgttaaatctttccagatttttctgaaatcattctcattatttcttataacacaacagAATTCCATCATAATAAtatacaacttattcagtcattcccacattgatgggcatctccataatttgtaattctttgccatcacaaaaagaactactataaatagttttatacAAATAGCCCTCCTCCCCTTTATTTAAATCTCTCTGGGATATggatctaatagtggtatttctgggtcagagTATATACAATCTTATAGCTCTTtgtgtatagttccaaattgcattctagaatggttagatcagtttacaaGTCCACCAacatgcattagtgtcccagttttccttttttgtcatattaccCAATCTGATacatgtgaggtggtaccttagagctATCTCaacttacatttctctaatcaatagtgatatggaacattttttaatatgattatagatagttttgattttgtttcaatCTGAAAACTGTACATGTCCTTGGACCATTAATCAACTGGATAATGACTTATATTCTGACATTTGACTGTCTTCTGTACATTGAGAAATGAGCTTTTATCAGACATATTTGCTATAattcccctctccccattttcTATTTGCCTTTTAATTTGGGTtgtactggttttgtttgtgcaaaatttaaaatataaattatccattttacatttcataatgttatctatttgtaaattcttccctttttgaaaTATCCAAAATTATTTACTAAGGAAAACAAGAAGTGAGAAAGCAATCAATTTTCTCAGTATTGTAATTCACAGTCCAACTGCTTGGAACATAGCAGGACTTTATTGCTGAGTGATCAAAACTGATGCTATTACAATGTGTTTATGCATCATGAAGAAATAGAACTTGGGTGATTTGTTTTCAGGATATATAATGAAAATTGGATTGTTCAAGAGTACACTCAGTAAAATACCATAAGAATTACTTAACCATGCCTCTTTAATTAGGGGAATGGAATATTCATGAGCAATTCAAATTGATCCATTCTTAGTGCATTTAAGTAGCACAGAGAATAATCTGCCAGTCTGTCaccaacaagaaaaaagaaatgaattcaagtTTTGTCTATGTTACCTCAAATGAAATCCAAATTAGATATATGTAGggattcaaaaaacaaaacactgcatTTGGAGCTTGATTTTATTACAAGTATGTGTAAAGAAGGGCATAGGGTTTGGATAATAGGCTTAATTGCTTCTGTAGTTGGACTACTACAGTGTTGACTACAAGGCTGCATACGTCTAATTTTGTGTGGAGAGTTGGGTAAAACAACCAAATATCAAGAGACCCTTGCATTAAGAAATGTTCTGTGGTTCATGTAAAAGTGGGAGATTAGAAAGGGCCCTGTtctgaataaaaaatagaatcacACTCTTGGAGGCTACCAGCCCCTTCCAGGTAACATCTTTAATCATTTGTGATGTAAGAATAGAAACCACAGCTCATTATTTTGGCAGTCCACCAGATTGTTAAATATAGCTTTCAGTGTTGGGCTGCAACCCAACCAACATGCAATGCAACCCAACAACAACAGTTCCTGGGAGTAATCGAAGACAGGGCCTAGTATTCAGCTTTAGAAGAAAACAACGACCCCACCCAACACAGCAAATGAGAAGTCAAATGAAAACATCCAAAGTAACAGCCAATTATACCCTTATAACCTCTACATACAGGACTAGTCATTTCCTCTAGAGATTATCTTCTTCCTGATTTAGCCAGCCAAATCAGATGAACCAGCCACTTGGTTTGGGGTGtgttcattaaaaacattttgttgtATTTAAAAAGCTTTAACCTCGCTTGGGAATTAAATGTTCGTCACTTTACTGTTTTTTAAGGTCATTTGAGgtgaaaattttagaaatttggtttttgagttttaattcttatttttctttttactgcaGGTTAAAATATCAAGAGCACATACAGATGTATATTAGCATTTTACTTTGTAAATCAGAAGCTTTCAAGTGTGGTGTATTTCCATCGCTGCTATTACTCACGTTCAGTCTCCTCATGCCTTGACACCTACGGTAGTAAGTAGGATCTTGAGGAAATCAGGAGTTCGGGTGAGACTTTTTTCCCAGCAAGAATcttttttaaactcaaatcttgGCACGGATAGATAAGCTTGCTCTTAGCACTCCACTAGCTCATTAACATTCACGTTGGGTTATTTCGTCCTGGGAGTTTATAAATAAGGTGAGTGGGAATTACTTCAACTCAGTCACTGCCCCAGGAAGAGGACGGAGGGCAAGAAGAGCTAGAAGGCGGTTAGACTCGGTTAGTGTTGGCGGACGCTATGTCATACGGCGGGAGAAGCCTTCCACCAGCTGGAGAGTGGGAGGCTGCTGTTCCGGACGCCGCCCGTGTTAGCTCTGGCAGAGCTGGAGCTCTGACGGTTTCCTGGTTGGTGTCTTCTCCTTAATACACTTGGGCTGCCGGGTACCACCAGGGTTGCCGCTGTAAGGGAGCTACGCAGGGAGAGGCTACGTATGGCAGACACCGATACCTCAACCGAGTTGGATCTCTCCGAGTTTGTAAGTTTCGAGTTTTATTACATAACTCCATAACTCCTCGTTCGCTCCCcgtccttctccctccctcttggGAATTCAGCTTCCCCGGATTTAGGATAGCAAAGCCAAAGAGTTGTGCACACAGGACCAAGGAATTATTGCATTCTCCTTTTTCGAAAATCCTATCCAGATCTGCGGGCTAGTGCGTAGCTGGTTTTCTTCGGCTTACTACGATAatctacatacatatgtatgcagtTAAATGATGAGCCTGCTTCTTGTAAAATTTTGCATCTCTCTGCCAGACATCTGAGTCCGCAGAAGGCTCTCCTACTGACAAaaagtcctgttttttttttgttttttttttttttaatcttgacaAGTAGAGCAATGTTTTTCCTTGTACCAATCCTCCTCCCAATTCAGGAGACTGAAATTTGGAAGCATGGAGCTAAAGGGCCGGGGAGGAAAAATAGGAcctaaagttctttaaaaaattatcttagaaCTTTTGAGCCTAAAGGAACGGAATGATCATGATTCAACTCTCTTTGTATTTACATTTAAGAACTGAAGCCTAGAGAACTGAGTTTTTCTTCACCCAAAGTTGCATTCTTCTCGGTGAAAACAGCTGAGTTTAGAGGCAAACTCTTCTGATCACAAATCAAGTGTCATTTTTATATGCCCTGCAGTTTTCCATGTTCTAGTCATTACTCCCTAACTCTGGATTCAGCCCTATCCCATCACTAGCATTTGAGATCTTTTACTGCCAGCCTCTCAAAGCTACAATGATTGTAAGAGAAAGCTTGCCAGAAAATTAGGAATTCGAATAACTTTTTCTTGAAGTGATTTAATGATCTTACAACCGGGGGAGGAAGGGTGTTAAAACATCTCATTCAATTCAGTGATTCAGCATTTTCTCTCGAGACTGGCAACTAGATGAAAGGATCTATTATTTGAAAGGCTCTGTGAGACTGTTCTAGACAAGAGTTGGATTGGCTTTGCCAACTAATTgcactcttctctttcccttaagTGACAGCTAACATTTAGGTTATAAACTAAATTATGGTAGGAGAATTTAAAAGTTTGGCTATTTCATCTGCCTTCTAAATGGATTGCCTACTTTATAGTAGTCTTTATAGTATATAGGGTAGATTTTAtggttcaattattttaaaaaaaacatcattcTCCCACCCCCAAAGGTTCAAGTTTGAAATGTTTAATCGTGGTGGTGTTTTGTATCTTccttatacatattatatgctaAATTCTTGATTTTGCATGTGAAACCAATGCTCTATTATTATCTGTTCTCATGAATGTTACAATTTGAgagtaaagagaaaaggatatGTTAAATAATCAATTTAACAGTATTGCATATAACTTTACTGATGCCTAGAGAATGAACATTTGGAAATCTCTTAGTAAATTTAACTTTTAGGCAAtatctgtgttttgttttgaaaagtaaaCATTACTGTGGAAAGAAGTAGGATGATATATTAACAAAAGCACTATTAGAAATCAAGGGATCTTCAATTGGTGTCGTCACTCATTGTACTTTGTTGAGCATTTTAATTTATCTAGGCCTCATAGTCTTTCTCTGCAAAATTGGAGAAGTAGACAACAAAATTTAAGATACTTTCCATTTTTAACCTTGCATGAATTTCTTCTAGGGCAATTCTCCTCCATCCTTCTAATATTGGTTTTTTGGCCAGATCATTATTGTGGTCCTAAGAGATAGAGAAGGCATGGATAACCACAAACTTAagtaaaaaatctgaaaacagaATTGGTAAATTCAAGAATAGCATCAGCAAATAGAAGATCAGTATGATATGTACTTACTGTCACATGTCACATGTCTAAATCTCTTAGCTGGGAAATTCTGTTTTCAGAAAATCTGTCCACAGCAGTTAACAGGCTTCTTAAAACTTGACTTTTACCTTTGAAACAAGGCACTATAAATTTTAATGTTATAAGCATTTTAAGTAGTAATGTGGTCTAAGAGATATAATTAAACTTGGGAATGAGCTACTAAAAAACTTCATCAATTCGTACCAAGTGTTGGTGTACATAGCCATAAAATAGGGGACAATCCAGCTCAGAAgatcaaataatgatttttaaagtctttttaaaaaatatttaaatggatcTTACCAATATGGTCATTCTTTCCAAGTAAAGAGATCATAGCATATCCAAGCTTACCTATCCTATGTGTCTTGTCCATGTCTTTTCAGTTTGCCAAAGGCATCCAACAAAAAAACTACATTGGTGGAGGGAGGAGGCTCCTtagatttcttttgaatttaCAAAGGATACTGCTGGAATACCAGTTATCCCTCCTCCTTCTTGCCATAagattgattttttccccccaagtatatatttctttgatggCATTTATTACTCCAgttctttttagttctttgtaAACATTTTGCAACCTACTCATAAGTACTTTGTGTCTCTTCATTGCTCTCTTCAgtaatatttaattctttatctgCCACACTATTCTATTTCTGTCATATAACCACATGTGTAGACTATGTAAAAAAGTGTCTTTACTTCTGAAGTTAGAATCATTAAACAAGTTTTATAATTTTCCAGGGGCAATTTTACTCCAATATTCAGAGATgtctattaaatattatattcaatttttttccaggcGGATGATTTACTACAGGAACTTCAGGTACATTTTCAGGCTCTGACTGAAACAATAACTCTCAAAAAtatccttttatattttaaaagaatttagtgTTGCTTTGAAATTGTATGatgaataaaaaatgttttcacgATCAACATTCCTGAACATTTCTTTTCATGTAACTTTtctaatatgcatatattttatgcaaaGTGTATATTTTGGTGGTAATCCAAGGGACCTATTAATATTCATGGAGGATGGaagattatttcctattttgtgaaGAGGTGGAAGGAGAGCTCTGGTAtgtatttttcaaggaaaaaaaatacatatttattgtcCTCAGTATGTCAAAGATATGTCATTCTATCATAgtggaaactccttctaccagcTGCCTGAGACttagaaatgttaaatgatttgattaTGTTTACAGAGCTAATATTTTAGagcaaggatttgaattcagaacttcctAGGTCTAGCTTCTTCTTCTCTATACACTATGTCAAATTCTTAGTAGCCATTGTTGGTGCACTATATAAAGAATGTCAGATTTATAGTCAAAGGCCTTAAGATGACATCTGGCAAGACCCTGAAGGGGCTGGTCTATAAGACCTTAAAGATCCCTTTACTCTATAAGCTTATGATCTCACATTTACAAAGTATTATTGAAAGAAATCCCTAGATCTGTGTGATCTGAATTCCATTATTTACACTAATGAGCAGAGCATCAATCATTTTCAacaatgtttttgctttttttttttttttttttcttgcttcaacTATTCTTACTTGTGGCTTTGACTTAAAAATTGTCAAGTACCACAGGCTGTTTCCAGCTCGtataaaaccagaagaaaaacaacttatttgctgaaaacaaattttattcacttcaaaaatcaaattgttgaaTATCTGCATGCAAAACATATCTGTACAAGTTCTCACTAGTACTCCAATTTGGGAAATTAGTTtccataaggggaaaaaacactaaTCCTAAGGCATAATGAAATCAACACTTAAATACCTTAAAATGTGCCCGTGTAAAGAGACAGCTTTTGTCCAACACAATTATTTGGGCAAGAcaatttagtttaaaaagatTGTCCTCAAAATGTTTAAACATTTATAGTCACATATTAAAAATACACTATAGTTAATTCCTGTTTCTTTGGATGTTATTCCTGATTCTATAAAACATAAAATCCACTGGGTTTCAGTTTTTCAATGTTTAATATAGTAATGGCCATGCTCAAATTCCAATAATTCAACAATCTAtcagttaggaaaaaaattatatgaaggatttttttttcctttccacaaATTAGACAGTGGGAGTTATTTTACTATTTGTCCTCTTATTTTGCTTTAAGCCTTCATAATTTAATCAAATTATCAGAATTAGTTGTAAGTGCTTATAAAAAAGGACTTTTTAAGAAAGTCTTTTTGATCAACAATTCAAAAGTGATATTAGATATACAAACTAAAAAACTATcattgttttgcataatttcacgtGTGTCTTCTCAACGTGGGGATGGGGAGtgataagggagggagagaatctggaactcaagtttttaaaaagaaatattaaaaattgttttactatAACTATGGGGAAATTAAGTAAAGGACTACCATAAAGTATCTAATGGATTAAGTTATTGCACTAATGAAATTAATCTGCACTAGAGTTCTCTTTAACATCATACTGGAAGAAATGGGGAATCGGATTGATGATTTACAGAACAATGTAACTGATCTCATGGTAGAAGCAGGAAtccaaaatacaaagaataaatggTAAGTAAGgactattaagtttttttttatttgatgttttaaaggccattatttatttttttttattttaaaaattgaccacACATTTGTTTTTACAACCTGAAATCACCAcctataaacaaaaataaaaatctacaattatttcaaattataaatCTACAGATAATTTCCTAggctttctgatttttccttataGTTATCAATTGTAACTATCCTAAAAAACTAGagtgcttatttttttctccttaaatagtagattaatattttcatatttaatcctCAGAGAAATCATGTTGAAAACAGGTATTTAGTTTTTGAGAGAATATATTCATGttacttttaagaaaaaactttataaattaaGCCTATTAACAATACAGTCTCTGATGTATCTTTAAGAGTTTCTGTTATATGTGGATGTACAtcaagaattgtttttttctgttatagATTTAAATGCCACTCTGTAAGTGAAAATTGGTATTTTTAGTCAGGAATTCTATAGATTTCATATTTTTAGCTTATGGCATTAAATTTCTGTGCTTTGAAATGAAAGTAGTATACACTTGAAAAAACAGGTatgttccattaaaaataatcacGTATATTTGCTACTGAGTTTGTAGTACTTAATGGCAGTTGTCTTAATTCAGCTAACAAAAATTTCCATACACAATAATTATGAATTCGAAAGGGTTCATTTTTCAGTGCTGAGTAAGTTAGCTTTTCTAAGAAATAACTAGatcataatcatataaaataattgcaaaatcaGAGAGTTATTAGCCCTAGTAAGGTAAACAGTTGCAGAGGCAAAGAGATGCTGACAAGTTTTGAAGAACCTGAAGGCTTCAAACTTGTAAGTTAACTAGAAAGTTAAGACTTTTACTGCAGGAATATAGAGCTCTAATTTGGGTTTGAGACACAAGGAAGATGTctaaattagatattttaaaaaattacatagagTAGGATCAGGAGGCAGGAAAAGTAAATGTGCCCACCTCTAGTTAGGTACCATAAATCTGTAGTAGGCTAACTCAGTGTTTTTGGCAATGGCAGCCTGGGGTCAAGGGAGAGCAAGATTGGCAAAACTAGACAGGTGGACTTTTAACCTCAAAGAGAATGGAATAAACCATTCAGGAATTCTAGGTCAATGAGAAAAAGGCATTCCCTTTAAGGTTGTGGGTAGTGAAGAATTAAAGTGGCAGACCATAAGCACAAAGCTGGATATATATAGTGATGAGTGCAGAATAAATGTAGGTCTAGGGACTGGAAGTATCAGTGAGGTATGAAttaaatgtgggaaaattaagaAGTATTTCTCAGAGTAG of the Sarcophilus harrisii chromosome 1, mSarHar1.11, whole genome shotgun sequence genome contains:
- the HSBP1L1 gene encoding heat shock factor-binding protein 1-like protein 1 isoform X3; protein product: MADTDTSTELDLSEFADDLLQELQVHFQALTETITLKMEEMGNRIDDLQNNVTDLMVEAGIQNTKNK
- the HSBP1L1 gene encoding heat shock factor-binding protein 1-like protein 1 isoform X1, with protein sequence MADTDTSTELDLSEFADDLLQELQVHFQALTETITLKMEEMGNRIDDLQNNVTDLMVEAGIQNTKNKWWDPNHVRIE